The Cloacibacillus sp. genome has a segment encoding these proteins:
- a CDS encoding tripartite tricarboxylate transporter TctB family protein: MKISDRIFGAVLICFSLFVLVYARSLPTLPGQNYGSGFFPATAAIFTLGCGIILLVRGIKKRDRLLVLGEWTKSPRLVANICLIPANLIFYMLVSDTLGFMPTVVIMLTFTIWWLRRKLKSSLVVAVVSSILIYIFFSKIMLVPLPAGFLGL; encoded by the coding sequence ATGAAAATCAGTGATAGAATATTTGGAGCGGTGTTAATTTGTTTCTCTTTGTTTGTCTTGGTTTACGCGCGGTCTCTTCCCACCCTGCCCGGACAAAACTATGGCTCGGGTTTCTTTCCCGCCACGGCGGCCATATTCACCCTCGGATGCGGTATCATCCTCCTCGTGAGAGGTATCAAAAAGAGGGACCGTCTGCTGGTGCTCGGTGAATGGACGAAATCCCCGCGGCTGGTGGCGAACATCTGCCTCATACCGGCAAACCTCATCTTCTACATGCTTGTCTCCGACACACTCGGCTTTATGCCGACCGTCGTCATAATGCTGACCTTCACCATCTGGTGGCTGCGCAGGAAACTAAAATCTTCCCTCGTCGTGGCTGTCGTAAGCTCCATACTGATCTACATATTCTTTTCAAAAATAATGCTGGTTCCGCTTCCCGCAGGATTCCTGGGACTATAG
- a CDS encoding tripartite tricarboxylate transporter substrate binding protein → MFKKVSILVVALMVCALSLSGANTASAAAAWPKEKPFTMLIPFATGGGTDFNARLVAKIMSDILGVRVNCINRTGGQGVVGHTAIAKGTPDGYTIGDIECELNMMHWAGLTDLTYKDLTPIALIVSMGGSVIVNEKSPYKNMKDLVAAIKKNPGKLKASGSSQGGMWHLCTAGMLQAEGLKASDVVWVPNDGAAPSLQDLAAGGLDFVVCTPNEADPLVTAKKVRPLAVVSKTRHIDWPNIPTLKEATGSDWLLDSWSGIAAPAGISDEMKKNLGDAIKKVWETKEFQDTMKKAGKNLQFLGPDEFKEFLKQMDENYGKVMKSVGIAK, encoded by the coding sequence ATGTTTAAAAAAGTAAGTATTCTGGTTGTCGCGCTTATGGTGTGCGCACTCTCTCTCAGTGGCGCGAACACCGCGTCCGCGGCAGCGGCCTGGCCGAAGGAAAAGCCCTTCACGATGCTCATTCCCTTTGCCACCGGCGGCGGCACCGACTTCAACGCGCGCCTCGTAGCCAAGATCATGAGCGATATCCTCGGCGTTCGCGTCAACTGCATCAACCGCACCGGCGGACAGGGCGTTGTCGGACACACCGCCATCGCTAAGGGCACTCCCGACGGATACACCATCGGCGACATCGAATGCGAGCTCAACATGATGCACTGGGCCGGCCTCACAGACCTGACTTACAAAGACCTGACCCCGATCGCCCTCATCGTCTCCATGGGCGGCAGCGTCATCGTCAATGAAAAATCCCCCTATAAGAACATGAAGGATCTTGTCGCGGCGATCAAAAAGAACCCCGGTAAACTCAAAGCATCCGGCTCATCCCAGGGCGGCATGTGGCATCTCTGCACCGCCGGCATGCTCCAGGCCGAAGGGCTTAAGGCCAGCGACGTCGTCTGGGTCCCCAACGATGGTGCTGCCCCCTCGCTCCAGGATCTTGCGGCGGGCGGACTTGATTTCGTAGTCTGCACCCCCAACGAGGCCGATCCCCTTGTTACCGCGAAGAAAGTGCGTCCGCTGGCGGTGGTCTCCAAAACACGCCACATAGACTGGCCGAACATACCTACACTGAAAGAGGCCACCGGCTCCGACTGGCTGCTTGATTCATGGAGCGGCATCGCGGCGCCCGCGGGCATATCCGACGAAATGAAGAAGAACCTCGGCGACGCCATCAAGAAGGTTTGGGAAACGAAAGAGTTCCAGGATACGATGAAGAAGGCGGGCAAAAACCTCCAGTTCCTCGGCCCCGACGAATTCAAAGAATTCCTCAAACAGATGGACGAAAACTACGGTAAAGTCATGAAGTCCGTCGGTATCGCGAAATAG